AGCGGCAACGCACCCCGCCCGAGCCGCTCGGCCAGCGTCTCCCCGGGGACCAGCTCAAGCACGAGGCAGCGAACGCCGTCAGACTCCTCCAGGCCGTAAATGGCGGCGATGTTGGGGTGGTTTAACGAAGCGAGCAGTTGGGCTTC
The sequence above is drawn from the Candidatus Acidiferrales bacterium genome and encodes:
- a CDS encoding protein kinase, translated to MGEVYRAQDTRLGRSVALKILPDVFAKDVERLARFEREAQLLASLNHPNIAAIYGLEESDGVRCLVLELVPGETLAERLGRGALPL